A section of the Lineus longissimus chromosome 1, tnLinLong1.2, whole genome shotgun sequence genome encodes:
- the LOC135486249 gene encoding uncharacterized protein LOC135486249: MPMDTPRKTSQDDLGDSPPRSLQALRKTLRESVRRALKCVAKAELEFLAPHKDFYEEVSYWVKPLKEVLKGAKVPELTTTRMIEQIEVRIALPGQRWVVGQKELSKLKQCVQKILVAVPDQFEEAIAEVRESAAFLGKYCLSFYDLARDPPLDTASDYAKNSMMWRETVKKLIEQIRLMAYKFQSEVLVLKSQFFGSQAKHIASRCDCEELPFLLMFPQTCENLREACEILTTWIDADENYPGFIKNDIADFEQERNRYAKLSRELHEKCYHAQYKMKNIEAEHIAQKKEMAFLRTQETNTLVADELLRREINEKRVDLEIKEFRKAELKRDQDRLEPVVFQEKMNEVTSEIKNLKDEMPLLKRKLDQLNSKLNRTQHRIDKLLEAHNELESAKKSLAEAEKERDDVERILDGILDSLELAKKIHLHKTSPDMLEKMFYSIPIEIKTPRSGHHEQEKKDKNQLLRACSVIADAIGKDWCRIYRELPFEPPRGELNIESDITNIVKSNPRDGHREQALRSFYCWRRFHRRARLEDLKATLLKIKRADILEEVEERLAPPVVEVVREAVPPPFLADYLIPYFKEVERYDQYVAAHKT, from the exons ATGCCAATGGATACACCGCGGAAGACGAGTCAGGATGACCTTGGGGATTCTCCGCCAAGGTCACTCCAAGCCCTCAGGAAGACGTTGCGGGAGTCTGTCAGGAGAGCGTTGAAATGTGTAGCGAAAGCCGAACTGGAGTTTTTAGCCCCGCACAAGGATTTTTACGAAGAGGTGTCTTATTGGGTAAAGCCGTTGAAAGAAGTGCTAAAAGGGGCCAAGGTTCCCGAATTGACTACCACACGAATGATTGAGCAAATTGAGGTCCGGATCGCTCTTCCAGGGCAGAGATGGGTGGTGGGTCAGAAAgagttatcaaaattaaaacaatgCGTCCAAAAGATTCTTGTAGCAGTTCCGGACCAGTTTGAGGAGGCCATCGCGGAAGTACGCGAGTCGGCGGCCTTCTTGGGAAAATACTGTTTGTCGTTTTACGACTTGGCACGCGATCCGCCACTTGATACAGCGAGTGACTACGCGAAAAATAGCATGATGTGGCGTGAAACAGTTAAAAAACTCATCGAGCAGATAAGACTCATGGCTTATAAATTCCAGAGTGAGGTCTTGGTTTTGAAAAGTCAATTTTTCGGTTCGCAGGCAAAGCACATTGCGTCACGATGTGACTGCGAGGAGCTTCCGTTCCTGTTGATGTTTCCACAGACTTGCGAGAATCTGCGAGAAGCCTGCGAGATTCTGACGACGTGGATTGATGCTGATGAAAATTATCCTGGTTTCATCAAGAATGATATCGCTGACTTTGAACAGGAACGAAACAGGTATGCTAAACTATCGCGAGAACTGCACGAGAAGTGCTACCACGCCcagtacaaaatgaaaaatatcgaAGCTGAGCACATCGCCCAGAAAAAAGAAATGGCGTTCCTAAGAACTCAAGAGACAAACACTCTCGTCGCAGACGAGTTGTTAAGGCGAGAAATAAACGAGAAGAGAGTTGACCTCGAGATAAAAGAATTTAGGAAAGCAGAACTTAAACGTGACCAGGATCGCCTAGAACCAGTCGTGTTTCAGGAAAAAATGAACGAAGTGACGTCAGAGATAAAAAACCTGAAGGACGAGATGCCGCTGCTGAAGAGGAAGCTTGACCAGTTGAACAGCAAGTTGAATCGAACGCAACACCGGATTGACAAGCTACTCGAGGCGCATAACGAACTCGAATCGGCCAAGAAAAGCCTAGCCGAGGCCGAGAAGGAGCGGGATGATGTTGAAAGAATCTTGGATGGAATATTGGACTCGCTCGAGTTGGCGAAGAAGATCCATCTGCACAAGACGAGTCCGGACATGTTGGAGAAGATGTTCTATTCCATACCCATTGAGATTAAGACGCCGAGGAGCGGTCATCACGAACAAGAGAAGAAAGATAAAA ACCAACTCTTGCGAGCCTGCAGCGTGATCGCCGACGCCATTGGTAAGGACTGGTGTCGCATCTACCGGGAGCTGCCCTTCGAACCACCAAGAGGTGAACTCAACATAGAGTCGGACATCACTAATATCGTGAAGTCTAACCCACGTGATGGCCATCGAGAACAAGCACTGCGCAGCTTCTACTGCTGGAGACGTTTCCACAGACGGGCAAGGCTAGAGGACCTCAAGGCTACGCTTCTCAAGATCAAACGAGCGGACATCTTGGAAGAGGTCGAGGAGAGGCTAGCGCCACCTGTTGTCGAAGTTGTACGCGAAGCAGTGCCTCCTCCGTTCCTTGCGGATTATTTGATTCCTTATTTCAAGGAGGTTGAGCGGTACGACCAGTATGTAGCAGCGCACAAAACGTAA